A window of Christiangramia forsetii KT0803 contains these coding sequences:
- the fabG gene encoding 3-oxoacyl-[acyl-carrier-protein] reductase, protein MKLLEGKNAIITGGSRGIGKGIAEVFAKHGANVAFTYNSSSQSAEELAKELESLGVKAKAYQSNAASFKESQDLVDKVVEEFGAIDIVINNAGITKDNLLMRMSEEDFDKVIEVNLKSIFNMTKAVQRTMLKQRSGSIINMSSVVGVTGNAGQANYAASKAGIIGFSKSMAQELGSRNIRTNVIAPGFIETEMTEKLDEKTVQGWRDAIPLKRGGSPEDIANACVYLGSDLSSYVTGQVIHVDGGMHT, encoded by the coding sequence ATGAAATTATTAGAAGGAAAGAATGCTATAATTACAGGCGGAAGCCGCGGAATTGGTAAAGGTATCGCTGAAGTTTTTGCTAAACATGGAGCCAATGTTGCTTTTACGTACAATTCTTCTTCACAGTCTGCTGAAGAACTTGCGAAGGAATTGGAGTCTCTTGGAGTAAAAGCTAAAGCCTATCAATCTAATGCAGCAAGTTTCAAAGAATCCCAGGATTTGGTTGATAAGGTTGTGGAAGAATTTGGTGCTATCGATATCGTAATCAATAATGCAGGGATCACAAAAGATAATCTTCTAATGAGAATGAGTGAAGAAGATTTTGATAAGGTTATTGAAGTTAATCTTAAGTCTATCTTTAATATGACCAAAGCGGTACAGCGTACTATGTTAAAACAGCGCAGCGGTAGTATTATTAATATGAGTTCTGTGGTTGGTGTAACCGGAAATGCGGGTCAGGCGAATTATGCCGCTTCTAAAGCAGGGATCATAGGTTTTTCCAAGTCGATGGCTCAGGAATTAGGTTCTCGTAATATCAGGACCAACGTTATCGCTCCAGGTTTTATTGAAACTGAAATGACCGAAAAACTTGATGAAAAAACGGTACAGGGATGGAGGGATGCTATTCCATTAAAAAGAGGTGGTTCACCTGAAGATATTGCCAATGCCTGTGTTTATCTTGGAAGTGATCTAAGTTCATATGTTACAGGACAGGTTATTCACGTAGATGGAGGAATGCATACCTAG
- the sucD gene encoding succinate--CoA ligase subunit alpha gives MSVLVNKDSKVIVQGFTGSEGTFHAEQMIEYGTNVVGGVTPGKGGQKHLNKPVFNTVSDAVEQTGADVTIIFVPPAFAADAIMEAADAGIKVIITITEGIPVADMVKASDYIKDRDCRLIGPNCPGVITPGEAKVGIMPGFVFKKGKVGIVSKSGTLTYEAADQVVKQGLGITTAIGIGGDPIIGTTTKEAVELLMNDEETECIVMIGEIGGQLEADAAQWVKQNGNRKPVVGFIAGETAPAGRTMGHAGAIVGGSEDTAQAKKKILRENGIHVVDSPAEIGKKVAEVLNS, from the coding sequence ATGAGCGTTTTAGTTAATAAAGATTCTAAAGTAATTGTGCAGGGTTTTACGGGAAGTGAAGGTACTTTCCATGCCGAGCAAATGATAGAATACGGTACAAATGTAGTTGGTGGTGTAACTCCTGGTAAAGGAGGTCAAAAACACCTTAACAAACCGGTATTTAATACAGTATCTGATGCTGTAGAACAAACCGGGGCTGATGTAACTATTATTTTTGTGCCGCCAGCTTTTGCTGCAGATGCAATTATGGAAGCTGCAGATGCAGGTATTAAGGTGATTATTACTATTACTGAAGGTATCCCTGTTGCCGATATGGTAAAAGCTTCAGATTATATTAAAGATCGCGATTGTAGATTAATTGGTCCTAACTGTCCTGGTGTTATCACTCCTGGAGAAGCGAAAGTTGGTATTATGCCAGGTTTTGTGTTTAAAAAAGGTAAAGTAGGAATCGTTTCCAAGTCTGGGACGCTTACCTACGAAGCTGCAGATCAGGTTGTAAAACAAGGTCTTGGAATTACAACGGCTATCGGTATTGGTGGAGATCCAATTATTGGAACTACCACGAAAGAGGCTGTTGAATTATTGATGAATGATGAAGAGACTGAATGTATCGTAATGATCGGTGAGATTGGTGGTCAGTTAGAAGCAGATGCTGCTCAGTGGGTTAAACAAAACGGAAACAGAAAGCCGGTTGTTGGTTTTATCGCTGGTGAAACTGCTCCTGCAGGACGTACTATGGGACATGCTGGTGCGATCGTTGGTGGAAGTGAAGATACAGCTCAGGCTAAGAAGAAAATTTTGAGAGAGAACGGAATTCACGTAGTAGATTCTCCAGCTGAAATTGGAAAAAAAGTAGCTGAAGTTTTAAACAGCTAG
- a CDS encoding M56 family metallopeptidase: MLEYIIKSGLCLIVLFSFYKLFLEAESFHGIKRFYLIMMLAVSLILPLVSFSYEVRIPVEDFGESVALTSTQSKAIISEVSWWQEHLPKILLVVYITGFSIGSFRFYRNFKALITEAKKNDQLKDLPYIYVLLSRKLSPHSFFHYIFLNKEEFNNDEISEAVVEHEKAHVDQKHSLDLLLLEFIHIVFWFNPVFIFIKHSVKLNHEFLADHSVLQKAYNPLEYSNILFQYSSGHHHNSLSSPINHSLIKKRIIMITKSFSLRRLLLKSFIFLPVLGGCVYLFNEEIVAKPVLANSETVNTISGIFQQQDRTITLQVKDENILLNGKSVSLDNFSEAINELTENWSKEDLKNPWFEIDFSNSNTNFIERLNREYRKSRLSKISETEFLAPSPVAPGGTPPPPPPPPVQRRNGNVPPPPPPAPEHSEHELQKENLFSIKIKGDRLQVNGKSTSLNDFKETLDDLTAARTKEELKNSNFHMQILDPKPGFMEKLNKEFKKTRMSKITGHNILPPPPPAPPKLGVNHRGKAREWRKMKDNERKMIVEEREKIRVIEKELQEDKKLTQSERAKMQADLRKKEIEINRRKKGIERDRREIEREHKALEKVQLLEAPPAPPDPLKAINELEEEGGSFYLDGKEISAQEARELINAKNYSKINILQTGGPDGKLEISSK; this comes from the coding sequence ATGTTAGAATACATTATAAAATCGGGATTATGTCTTATAGTGCTTTTTAGCTTTTATAAGCTATTTCTTGAAGCTGAAAGCTTTCATGGGATTAAAAGATTTTATTTGATCATGATGCTGGCTGTTTCATTGATCCTTCCTTTAGTTAGTTTTAGTTATGAGGTGAGAATTCCTGTTGAAGATTTCGGGGAAAGTGTTGCATTAACAAGTACCCAATCAAAAGCGATAATCTCTGAGGTTTCCTGGTGGCAAGAACACCTACCTAAAATATTATTAGTTGTTTATATCACTGGATTTTCAATAGGTAGCTTTAGGTTTTATAGAAACTTTAAAGCATTAATTACAGAGGCTAAGAAAAATGATCAACTTAAAGATCTTCCTTATATCTATGTGTTGCTTAGTAGAAAATTATCACCGCACTCCTTTTTTCATTATATATTTCTGAATAAGGAAGAATTCAATAATGATGAGATTTCCGAAGCGGTAGTGGAGCATGAGAAGGCACACGTAGATCAAAAACATTCTCTGGATTTACTTTTATTAGAATTTATTCATATCGTATTCTGGTTTAATCCCGTTTTTATTTTCATCAAACATTCGGTTAAACTTAACCATGAGTTTTTAGCCGATCATAGCGTTTTACAAAAAGCGTATAATCCATTGGAGTATTCCAACATATTATTTCAATACAGTTCCGGGCATCATCACAATTCATTATCGAGCCCAATAAATCATTCATTAATCAAAAAACGAATTATTATGATTACAAAAAGTTTTTCGCTAAGGCGTTTATTATTGAAGTCCTTCATATTTCTGCCTGTACTGGGAGGCTGTGTGTATCTCTTTAACGAAGAAATAGTGGCAAAACCAGTATTAGCCAATTCTGAAACTGTAAATACTATTTCAGGAATATTTCAGCAACAGGATCGCACGATCACACTTCAGGTTAAAGATGAAAACATTCTTTTGAATGGTAAATCAGTAAGCCTTGACAATTTTTCAGAAGCAATAAATGAACTAACAGAAAACTGGTCTAAGGAAGACTTAAAAAACCCGTGGTTTGAAATTGATTTTTCTAATTCCAATACAAATTTCATTGAAAGATTAAATAGGGAATATCGTAAATCCAGATTATCGAAAATTTCAGAAACGGAATTTTTAGCTCCAAGTCCGGTAGCTCCAGGAGGAACTCCACCACCCCCACCGCCACCACCGGTGCAACGAAGAAATGGCAATGTACCTCCGCCACCTCCACCTGCTCCGGAACATTCAGAACATGAACTGCAAAAAGAAAACCTGTTCAGTATAAAAATTAAAGGAGATAGACTTCAGGTTAATGGAAAGTCCACATCACTAAACGATTTTAAAGAAACTTTAGATGATCTTACAGCTGCAAGGACAAAGGAAGAATTGAAAAACTCCAATTTCCATATGCAGATCCTAGATCCAAAGCCTGGATTTATGGAAAAACTGAATAAGGAGTTCAAAAAGACCAGAATGTCCAAAATAACAGGGCATAATATTTTACCACCGCCTCCTCCAGCTCCTCCCAAATTGGGAGTAAATCATAGAGGAAAAGCACGAGAATGGAGAAAAATGAAGGATAATGAACGAAAAATGATAGTAGAAGAGCGTGAAAAGATAAGAGTTATAGAGAAAGAATTACAGGAGGATAAAAAACTAACTCAATCTGAACGAGCTAAAATGCAGGCTGATCTTCGAAAAAAAGAAATTGAGATCAACCGTAGGAAGAAAGGGATTGAAAGAGATCGAAGAGAAATAGAAAGGGAGCATAAAGCTTTGGAAAAAGTGCAATTGCTTGAAGCGCCTCCAGCACCGCCAGATCCATTGAAAGCAATTAATGAACTGGAAGAAGAAGGTGGAAGCTTTTATCTTGATGGAAAAGAGATTTCAGCACAGGAAGCTCGAGAGCTGATTAATGCTAAAAATTATTCAAAAATAAATATTTTACAAACGGGTGGTCCTGATGGAAAACTTGAAATATCAAGCAAATAA
- a CDS encoding BlaI/MecI/CopY family transcriptional regulator — MELSNAEEQLMQILWKKERAFMKDLVEAYPDPKPALTTVATLLKRMQDKNFVGYVQEGRSREYFPKVTKKSYFSKQMNGMIKSFFNDSASQFASFFTEESDLSEKELIELRKLIDEKLKNK, encoded by the coding sequence ATGGAACTTTCAAACGCTGAAGAACAATTAATGCAGATCCTCTGGAAAAAGGAAAGGGCTTTTATGAAAGATCTAGTGGAGGCTTATCCAGATCCTAAACCCGCTTTAACTACGGTGGCTACTTTATTGAAACGCATGCAGGATAAAAATTTTGTTGGTTACGTACAGGAGGGGAGATCACGTGAATATTTTCCAAAAGTTACTAAAAAGAGCTATTTCTCTAAACAAATGAATGGGATGATCAAAAGCTTTTTTAATGATTCCGCATCTCAGTTTGCCTCGTTTTTTACTGAAGAATCAGATTTATCTGAGAAAGAACTTATAGAACTGCGAAAGCTCATAGATGAAAAGTTAAAGAATAAATAA
- a CDS encoding nuclear transport factor 2 family protein: MGLKTKEIVEQFYQSNFYKDEDVLRSFLHPDVELSWYGTTGLRKLNLAGIAEISGQLAESYETLRAEIEKIVEDGENAAIHFTYHVTTIENPEEEMPLAHFIAIWETKDGKLFKGVQIGQLGEEIEDNPWS; encoded by the coding sequence ATGGGTTTAAAGACAAAAGAAATTGTAGAGCAATTCTATCAATCCAATTTCTATAAAGATGAAGATGTTTTAAGAAGTTTTCTTCATCCTGATGTTGAGCTTTCCTGGTACGGTACTACCGGGCTAAGGAAATTAAACCTTGCCGGAATTGCAGAAATTAGTGGGCAGTTGGCAGAATCATATGAAACATTAAGGGCAGAGATCGAAAAAATTGTAGAAGATGGAGAAAATGCAGCTATACATTTTACGTATCATGTAACTACCATCGAGAATCCAGAAGAAGAGATGCCTCTTGCTCATTTTATAGCTATATGGGAAACTAAAGACGGTAAGCTTTTCAAAGGTGTTCAAATAGGTCAGTTAGGAGAGGAGATAGAAGATAACCCCTGGAGCTAA
- a CDS encoding UDP-3-O-(3-hydroxymyristoyl)glucosamine N-acyltransferase, whose translation MKFPHEHSLKEIAAIIDCDYVGDNDFPVQGMNEIHVVTPGDIVFVDHPKYYDKALESAATIVLINKEVECPEGKALLISDDPFRDFNKLTRHFKPFQSLNGLISESAEIGEGTIIQPNAVIGNHVKIGKNCLIKSNVTIGDNCVLGDNVIIHSGTVLGGDAFYYKKRAEGYDKLLSGGRVVVENNVEIGTNNSIDRGVTGDTIIGEGSKLDNLIQIGHDTVIGKNCLLASQIGIAGCVVVEDDVTIWGQVGIRSDITIAKGTVLMAQCGVSKDTEPNTTYWGTPFGEVRTKLREYAAIKKLPEIVKKIK comes from the coding sequence ATGAAATTTCCTCACGAACATTCCCTTAAAGAAATTGCTGCTATCATCGATTGTGATTATGTAGGTGATAATGATTTCCCTGTACAAGGGATGAATGAGATCCATGTGGTGACTCCCGGCGACATTGTATTTGTGGATCATCCCAAGTATTATGATAAAGCTTTGGAGTCGGCAGCGACTATTGTTCTTATCAATAAGGAAGTTGAATGTCCAGAAGGGAAGGCACTTTTAATTTCTGACGATCCTTTTAGGGATTTTAATAAACTAACCCGGCATTTTAAACCTTTCCAATCGCTTAATGGCTTAATCTCGGAATCTGCGGAAATAGGAGAAGGAACTATTATTCAGCCTAACGCAGTTATAGGGAATCATGTTAAGATTGGAAAGAACTGTTTAATAAAGTCAAATGTAACTATCGGGGATAACTGTGTGCTTGGTGATAACGTAATCATCCATAGTGGAACTGTTCTTGGTGGTGATGCATTTTATTATAAGAAAAGAGCAGAAGGTTATGATAAATTACTTTCCGGTGGTAGAGTAGTGGTGGAGAATAATGTAGAAATTGGCACTAATAATTCTATAGATAGAGGTGTTACCGGTGATACCATCATAGGTGAAGGTTCAAAACTGGATAATCTAATTCAAATAGGTCATGATACTGTAATTGGAAAGAACTGTCTGTTAGCCTCCCAAATAGGAATTGCAGGATGTGTGGTTGTGGAAGATGACGTAACGATCTGGGGGCAGGTAGGTATCAGAAGTGATATCACCATAGCTAAAGGCACTGTCTTAATGGCACAATGTGGGGTTTCAAAGGATACTGAACCTAATACTACATATTGGGGCACACCTTTTGGAGAAGTAAGAACTAAACTTAGGGAATACGCGGCAATCAAAAAATTGCCGGAAATTGTAAAAAAGATAAAATAA
- the efp gene encoding elongation factor P, whose product MASTSDIRNGLCIRYNHDIYKITEFLHVKPGKGPAFVRTKLKSVTTGKVLDNTFSAGHKIEEIRVETHKFQFLYEDGEFWHFMNVEDYTQIRLTENALDMPKLIKEGEVVTILINTEDNMPLSVDMPASVVLEVTHTEPGVKGNTATNATKPATVETGFEVNVPLFINEGDKIKIETDKGTYKERIKE is encoded by the coding sequence ATGGCATCAACTAGTGATATTAGAAACGGACTTTGTATTAGATACAACCACGATATTTATAAGATTACTGAATTTCTTCACGTTAAGCCTGGTAAAGGCCCGGCTTTCGTAAGAACGAAGTTAAAAAGTGTAACTACAGGTAAAGTATTGGATAACACTTTTTCTGCGGGACATAAGATTGAAGAGATTCGGGTAGAAACGCATAAATTTCAGTTTTTATATGAAGATGGAGAATTCTGGCATTTTATGAATGTAGAGGATTACACTCAGATTAGACTTACTGAAAATGCCTTGGATATGCCTAAGCTCATCAAAGAAGGTGAAGTTGTGACTATTCTTATAAATACTGAGGATAATATGCCACTTTCAGTAGATATGCCGGCAAGTGTTGTTCTTGAAGTTACACATACAGAGCCCGGTGTTAAAGGAAATACAGCAACCAATGCAACTAAGCCTGCGACGGTAGAAACTGGTTTTGAAGTGAACGTCCCATTGTTTATAAATGAAGGGGATAAGATCAAGATCGAAACAGATAAGGGTACCTATAAAGAAAGAATAAAAGAGTAA
- the lpxA gene encoding acyl-ACP--UDP-N-acetylglucosamine O-acyltransferase, translated as MNQPLAYVHPGAKIAKNVVIEPFATIHNNVVIGEGTWIGSNVSIMEGARIGKNCSIFPGAVISAVPQDKKFNDEDTLTVIGDNTTIRECVTINRGTTDRMKTVIGNNCWIMAYCHIAHDCIVGDNCIFSNNSTLAGHINVGEHVILAGMAAIQQFCSIGKHAFVTGGSLVRKDVPPFVKAGREPLSYVGINSIGLRRRGFSTEKIREIQDIYRILYQKNYNNSQAVAIIEAEMQATAERDEILEFIKNSQRGIMKGYFSSN; from the coding sequence ATGAACCAGCCCTTAGCATATGTACATCCGGGAGCTAAAATTGCCAAAAATGTTGTAATTGAACCTTTCGCGACCATACATAATAATGTAGTAATTGGAGAAGGTACCTGGATTGGTTCCAATGTAAGTATTATGGAAGGTGCTCGCATCGGGAAAAATTGTAGTATTTTTCCGGGTGCAGTGATATCTGCCGTTCCACAGGATAAAAAATTTAATGATGAAGATACTTTAACTGTTATAGGAGATAACACTACCATTAGAGAGTGTGTCACCATTAACAGAGGTACTACAGATAGAATGAAAACAGTAATTGGTAATAATTGCTGGATCATGGCGTATTGCCATATTGCTCATGATTGTATTGTGGGCGATAATTGTATTTTTTCAAATAATAGTACGCTGGCAGGTCATATTAACGTTGGAGAACATGTGATACTTGCCGGAATGGCGGCAATTCAGCAGTTCTGTAGCATTGGGAAGCATGCATTTGTTACCGGAGGTTCTTTAGTAAGAAAAGATGTACCGCCTTTTGTTAAAGCTGGACGGGAACCACTAAGCTATGTTGGTATAAATTCCATAGGTTTACGAAGAAGAGGTTTTTCTACGGAAAAAATTCGCGAAATTCAGGATATTTATAGAATATTATATCAGAAGAATTACAATAATTCTCAGGCAGTCGCTATTATTGAAGCAGAAATGCAGGCAACAGCAGAAAGAGATGAAATTTTAGAATTTATTAAAAACTCACAACGAGGTATCATGAAAGGATACTTCAGTTCAAACTAA
- a CDS encoding bifunctional UDP-3-O-[3-hydroxymyristoyl] N-acetylglucosamine deacetylase/3-hydroxyacyl-ACP dehydratase, whose translation MADRISKQRTIREEVSLEGVGLHTGKEVKLTFKPAPENTGYVFVRTDLDGKPQVEADVSYVVNTQRGTNLDKNGVTIQTSEHVLAACVGLEIDNLYLELNASEPPIMDGSSKFFVEALEKAGTVEQEAEREEYVVNEIICYRDENGSEIIAMPADEYQVTTMVDFGTKVLGTQNASIEHLSEFKTEIADSRTFSFLHEIETLLEHGLIKGGDLNNAIVYVDKEISDETLKKLRVAFNRDEISVKPNGILDNLTLHYPNEAARHKLLDVLGDVALVGTRIRGKIIATKPGHYVNTEFAKKLAKIIKAEKRNNVPKIDFSQAPLMDVNDIMDTLPHRSPFLLVDKIYELTDTHVIGMKNVTMNEPFFVGHFPGKPVMPGVLQVEAMAQTGGILALKSVPDPENYLTFFMKIDNVRFKRQVVPGDTLIFKLELLAPIRRGICQMQGYAYVNGQLATEAILMAQIVKSKEKE comes from the coding sequence ATGGCTGATAGAATTTCAAAACAAAGAACCATCCGAGAGGAAGTCTCTCTTGAAGGTGTTGGCCTGCATACAGGGAAAGAGGTTAAATTAACCTTTAAACCTGCGCCGGAAAATACAGGTTATGTTTTTGTAAGAACAGATCTTGACGGAAAACCTCAGGTAGAGGCAGATGTAAGTTATGTGGTAAATACCCAAAGAGGAACCAATCTTGACAAGAACGGGGTAACTATTCAAACTTCTGAACATGTACTCGCAGCCTGCGTAGGTTTGGAAATTGACAATCTTTATTTAGAACTGAATGCGTCTGAACCACCTATTATGGACGGTTCTTCCAAATTCTTTGTAGAGGCTTTGGAGAAAGCCGGAACGGTAGAGCAGGAAGCGGAAAGAGAAGAATACGTGGTAAATGAAATTATCTGCTATCGTGATGAAAACGGAAGCGAAATAATAGCCATGCCTGCAGATGAATACCAGGTAACTACCATGGTAGATTTTGGTACAAAGGTTCTCGGGACCCAAAATGCTTCTATAGAGCATCTTTCAGAATTTAAAACTGAAATTGCAGATTCCAGAACTTTCAGTTTCTTACATGAGATTGAAACATTATTAGAACATGGCCTTATTAAAGGGGGCGACCTTAATAATGCTATTGTTTATGTAGATAAAGAGATTAGCGATGAAACTCTAAAGAAGCTTAGAGTTGCTTTCAACAGGGATGAAATTTCAGTAAAACCTAATGGAATTTTAGACAATCTTACGCTACATTATCCTAATGAAGCTGCAAGGCATAAACTTCTTGATGTTTTAGGAGATGTAGCATTGGTGGGAACTCGAATTAGAGGGAAAATCATTGCAACAAAACCCGGACACTATGTTAATACTGAATTTGCGAAGAAGCTTGCTAAAATAATTAAAGCCGAAAAAAGAAATAACGTTCCTAAAATAGATTTTTCACAGGCACCCTTGATGGATGTGAATGATATTATGGATACACTTCCGCATAGATCACCGTTCTTACTTGTTGATAAAATATATGAGCTAACAGATACTCACGTTATTGGGATGAAAAATGTCACTATGAATGAACCTTTTTTCGTGGGGCATTTCCCTGGGAAACCAGTTATGCCCGGTGTACTTCAAGTAGAAGCTATGGCTCAAACAGGAGGTATTTTAGCATTAAAATCGGTGCCAGATCCTGAAAACTATCTTACGTTCTTTATGAAGATAGATAATGTGAGGTTTAAAAGGCAGGTAGTTCCCGGGGATACACTTATCTTCAAACTGGAATTATTGGCTCCAATTAGACGTGGAATTTGCCAAATGCAGGGTTATGCCTATGTAAACGGACAACTAGCCACAGAAGCCATTTTGATGGCACAAATCGTTAAATCAAAAGAAAAAGAATGA
- the lpxD gene encoding UDP-3-O-(3-hydroxymyristoyl)glucosamine N-acyltransferase: MKFTATQIAEILDGKVEGNPEAEVSELAKIEEGSEGSLTFLSNPKYTSFLYTTNASVTIVNDDFEVEQPVNTTLIKVKDAYKAFSTLLEYYNQIKLNKSGIEQPSHISESAKYGEGLYLGAFAYIGENVSIGENVKIYPNVYIGDNVKIGNNVTLFPGVKVYSESLIGSEVTIHSGVVIGADGFGFSPGDTGEYSKVPQIGNVIIEDYVDIGAGTTIDRATLGSTIIRKGAKLDNHIQIAHNVEIGENTAIAAQTGIAGSTKIGKNCLIGGQVGIAGHLTIGNRVKIQAQSGIGRDIKDDEMLQGSPAIGYSDYNKSYIHFKNLPKTMNIIHQLEKKINNG; encoded by the coding sequence ATGAAGTTTACTGCAACGCAAATAGCCGAGATACTAGACGGCAAAGTTGAAGGCAATCCCGAAGCCGAAGTTTCGGAGTTAGCCAAAATTGAAGAGGGGTCTGAAGGCTCCCTGACTTTCTTAAGTAATCCTAAATACACTTCTTTTTTATATACCACCAATGCTTCAGTCACTATTGTGAATGATGATTTTGAAGTTGAACAACCTGTAAATACTACTCTCATTAAGGTAAAAGATGCTTACAAAGCATTTTCTACTTTGCTGGAATATTATAATCAAATAAAACTGAATAAATCTGGAATTGAACAACCAAGCCATATTTCTGAATCTGCTAAATACGGTGAGGGGCTCTATCTGGGAGCATTTGCTTATATAGGAGAAAATGTAAGTATTGGAGAAAATGTAAAGATCTATCCTAATGTTTATATTGGTGATAATGTAAAGATTGGTAATAATGTCACGCTATTTCCCGGGGTTAAAGTATATTCTGAAAGTCTTATAGGCAGTGAAGTTACCATTCATAGCGGTGTGGTAATTGGCGCCGATGGTTTTGGATTTAGTCCCGGAGATACCGGGGAATATAGTAAGGTTCCACAAATTGGAAATGTCATTATAGAAGATTATGTAGATATTGGCGCGGGAACAACGATAGATCGTGCTACTTTGGGATCTACTATTATAAGAAAAGGAGCCAAGCTGGATAATCATATTCAGATCGCCCATAATGTTGAAATTGGAGAAAATACTGCCATAGCCGCTCAAACAGGAATAGCTGGTTCAACCAAGATCGGAAAAAATTGTTTGATAGGTGGACAGGTTGGAATAGCAGGGCACTTAACAATTGGAAACCGGGTTAAAATTCAGGCACAATCTGGAATTGGTCGCGATATCAAGGACGATGAAATGCTACAGGGATCTCCTGCAATTGGATATAGCGATTACAACAAATCATATATACACTTCAAGAATCTGCCTAAAACGATGAATATTATACACCAACTGGAAAAAAAGATAAATAATGGCTGA
- a CDS encoding HD domain-containing protein — protein MASQTKLKILNDPIYGFITIPNERIFRIIEHPYFQRLRRISQMGLSYLVYPGAHHTRFHHALGCVHLMQKAVRILKYKGVEISSEEEEALLIAILMHDIGHGPFSHAMEHSLVEGVDHETISLLFMEEMNSKFNQSLTLAINIFKGSYHRKFMNQLISSQMDMDRLDYLKRDSFYTGAVEGNINSERLITMLNVVNDELVVEEKGIYSVEKFLIGRRLMYWQVYLHKTSLVAEQLLIRVLKRAKELIGQGEKLHASGSLMYFLKNKITREDFDNKTLEMFSRLDDNDVISAMKDWMYSDDFVLSNLSEMIINRNLLKVKIKKKRPSKEKLEKRSLALQKKYNISEKEASYFVFEGEIANLAYKKEIDNINILHKNGKINDVVKVSDQFNLKALTNTVTKYYMCYPKVKD, from the coding sequence TTGGCTTCGCAAACTAAACTTAAAATATTAAACGATCCAATTTACGGTTTTATTACCATCCCGAACGAGCGGATCTTTCGTATTATTGAACATCCATACTTTCAAAGACTACGCCGAATTTCACAAATGGGTCTTTCATATTTGGTGTATCCGGGAGCACATCATACCAGGTTTCATCATGCTCTAGGCTGTGTGCATCTTATGCAAAAAGCTGTGCGAATCCTTAAGTATAAAGGCGTTGAGATTTCTTCGGAAGAAGAAGAGGCACTTCTTATAGCAATTTTGATGCATGATATAGGTCACGGTCCGTTTAGTCATGCCATGGAGCATAGCCTTGTAGAAGGTGTTGATCATGAGACTATTTCGCTTCTTTTTATGGAAGAAATGAATTCAAAGTTTAACCAAAGTTTAACGCTGGCCATCAACATTTTTAAAGGAAGTTATCATCGTAAATTTATGAATCAACTTATCTCCAGCCAGATGGATATGGATAGGCTGGATTACTTGAAGCGAGATAGTTTTTATACCGGTGCAGTAGAAGGTAATATTAATAGTGAACGTTTAATTACAATGCTAAACGTAGTTAATGATGAACTGGTAGTTGAAGAAAAAGGAATCTACTCTGTAGAAAAGTTTCTCATAGGTCGTAGGTTAATGTACTGGCAGGTATATCTCCATAAAACCAGTTTAGTGGCAGAACAGCTTTTAATAAGAGTTTTAAAAAGAGCGAAAGAGCTAATAGGGCAGGGAGAAAAATTGCATGCCAGCGGCTCATTAATGTACTTTTTAAAAAATAAAATTACCAGGGAAGATTTTGATAATAAAACCCTGGAAATGTTTTCTCGTCTTGATGATAATGATGTAATTTCAGCAATGAAAGACTGGATGTATTCCGATGATTTTGTTTTGAGCAATCTTTCAGAAATGATTATAAATAGAAACCTTTTAAAAGTTAAGATCAAGAAAAAGCGACCTTCAAAAGAAAAGCTGGAAAAACGATCTTTAGCGCTTCAGAAGAAATATAATATTTCAGAAAAAGAAGCATCTTACTTCGTTTTCGAGGGTGAGATCGCGAATTTGGCTTATAAAAAAGAAATAGATAATATTAATATTCTCCATAAAAATGGTAAGATCAATGACGTAGTGAAGGTTTCAGACCAATTTAATCTAAAGGCCCTAACAAATACGGTAACAAAATACTATATGTGTTACCCAAAAGTTAAAGATTAA